Proteins encoded together in one Sinorhizobium sp. B11 window:
- a CDS encoding substrate-binding domain-containing protein, which produces MKKLFAITLGLSLLASTAFAGPKIGVVVKIGGIPWFNAMEAGIKEQSAKLGVEGFMVGPTSADPALQVRAIEDLIAQKVDYIGVVPNDAKVLEPVLKKAQEAGIKVITHESPKQVGADWDFELASAKGFGEAHGKLLAEKMGGKGSYAVFVGSLTVPLHNAWADAAIAYIKANYPDMKLVGDRYGVAEDVDKSRSTALDLMAANADLTGFLAFGSQGPIGAGRAVEERRKDGKVFVIGPFSPGQGAKLIKSGALTGGFMWNPKQAGEVFVTLADRISKGETPKAGDDIEGLGKINPEGNTIVVDQLLAINKDSIDKLVGMGL; this is translated from the coding sequence ATGAAAAAGCTATTTGCGATCACGCTCGGCTTGTCCTTGCTCGCGTCAACGGCCTTTGCTGGTCCGAAGATTGGTGTCGTGGTGAAGATCGGCGGCATCCCGTGGTTTAATGCCATGGAGGCGGGCATCAAGGAGCAGAGTGCCAAGCTCGGCGTTGAAGGCTTCATGGTCGGTCCGACCAGTGCCGACCCTGCGCTGCAGGTCCGCGCCATCGAAGACCTGATTGCTCAGAAGGTCGATTACATCGGCGTCGTGCCGAATGATGCCAAGGTTCTCGAACCTGTTCTCAAGAAGGCCCAGGAGGCCGGTATCAAGGTCATTACCCATGAATCGCCCAAGCAGGTCGGCGCCGATTGGGATTTCGAACTGGCCTCCGCCAAGGGCTTCGGCGAGGCGCATGGCAAGCTGCTCGCTGAGAAGATGGGCGGCAAGGGATCGTATGCCGTATTTGTCGGCTCGCTCACCGTGCCCCTGCACAACGCCTGGGCCGATGCAGCAATCGCTTATATCAAGGCGAATTATCCGGACATGAAGCTTGTCGGTGACCGCTACGGCGTGGCTGAAGACGTCGACAAGAGCCGCTCGACCGCGCTCGACCTGATGGCGGCCAACGCTGATCTGACGGGTTTCCTCGCCTTCGGTTCGCAGGGGCCGATCGGTGCGGGTCGTGCTGTCGAAGAGCGCCGCAAGGACGGCAAGGTGTTCGTGATCGGTCCATTTTCTCCCGGGCAGGGGGCAAAGCTCATCAAGTCCGGCGCGCTGACCGGTGGCTTCATGTGGAATCCCAAGCAGGCGGGTGAAGTCTTCGTGACGCTTGCCGATCGTATTTCCAAGGGTGAGACGCCGAAGGCCGGCGACGACATCGAGGGCCTTGGAAAGATCAACCCCGAGGGCAACACCATCGTCGTCGACCAGTTGCTGGCGATCAACAAGGACAGCATCGACAAGCTTGTCGGCATGGGCCTCTAA
- a CDS encoding LacI family DNA-binding transcriptional regulator: MSEKERKKATIYDLSVVSGASPSTVASVLNGTWRKRRISEETAAKILSLAREHDYKANLQARALRSSRSGLVGLLLPVYDNRFFSSMAQTFESEARKRGLVPMVVSGRRDPQEERRTVESLIAYAIDSLFIAGATDPDGVHEICMRAGLPHVNIDLPGKFASSVIADNRQGAEALTSAIIRHAETLGPLHAGDVYLFGGRNDHASRERIAGFHAVKQSVFGAVTKGDIEITGYSPGATALAFDRFFDKHGRLPRCFFINSSINFEGLLRFMGRHDGEAFGDIVVGCFDYDPFASFLPFPVYMIRPNISKMLERGFDLLEEPKPLTIMIEPELVPPRTALEGPLDALNDPSPPFVFAE; encoded by the coding sequence ATGTCTGAAAAAGAACGAAAAAAAGCAACTATTTATGATTTGTCCGTCGTGTCAGGAGCATCCCCGTCGACAGTGGCCTCGGTGCTAAACGGCACATGGCGCAAGCGGCGCATCTCCGAGGAGACCGCCGCCAAGATACTGTCGCTGGCCAGAGAGCATGACTACAAGGCGAACCTGCAGGCTCGCGCGCTGCGCAGTTCCCGTTCGGGTCTGGTCGGGTTGCTTTTGCCCGTCTACGACAACAGGTTCTTCTCGTCCATGGCGCAGACCTTCGAGAGCGAAGCGCGAAAGCGGGGCCTTGTGCCTATGGTTGTCTCAGGCCGCCGCGACCCCCAGGAAGAGCGCCGTACGGTGGAGTCTCTCATCGCCTATGCGATCGACTCGCTGTTTATCGCCGGAGCAACAGATCCGGATGGCGTCCACGAGATCTGCATGCGTGCAGGGCTGCCTCACGTCAACATCGATCTGCCAGGCAAGTTCGCGTCATCCGTGATTGCGGATAACCGTCAAGGCGCTGAAGCGTTGACTTCGGCGATCATTCGCCATGCCGAAACATTAGGACCACTGCACGCCGGCGATGTCTACCTGTTCGGCGGCCGCAACGACCACGCCAGTCGGGAGCGTATCGCCGGTTTCCATGCCGTCAAGCAATCCGTATTTGGAGCGGTCACAAAAGGAGATATCGAGATCACAGGCTACTCGCCTGGCGCGACGGCGCTTGCGTTCGACCGTTTTTTCGACAAGCACGGCAGGCTGCCCAGATGCTTTTTCATCAACTCGTCCATCAATTTTGAAGGGCTATTGCGGTTCATGGGGCGCCACGACGGAGAGGCGTTCGGAGACATCGTCGTCGGATGCTTCGACTACGATCCGTTCGCTTCATTCCTACCCTTTCCCGTTTACATGATCAGACCGAATATCTCGAAAATGCTCGAGCGGGGTTTTGACCTTCTCGAAGAGCCGAAGCCTTTGACGATCATGATCGAGCCGGAGTTGGTTCCTCCCCGCACCGCCTTGGAGGGCCCGCTTGATGCGTTAAATGATCCTTCCCCGCCATTTGTGTTTGCCGAATGA
- a CDS encoding GMC family oxidoreductase: MSGGQTYDYIVIGSGAGGAVVAARLAEEGRTVLVIEAGGDPLAKVGDSSDMPLADASRVPAFHAFASEHPGMAENHWVRHYENQEMQERDWRYCKKRDGVLYPRVRGLGGCTAHHAMIIVRPNHCDWNHIFAITGDESWKASHMQGYFERIERCRYRFFLWRWLAAATGLNPTGHGWWGWMTTERALPLRVLRDWPLWRALLRSVGAAADAFGKRGSDWETTEIDPNDSRNWNVGACGVRVTPLSTRRHTRHGPRERLLDVLKRHPDRLALRLNTTVTRIEFDGKRAVAVRCVDGEGREQVIRAGREIILSGGAFASPQLLMLSGIGDPAHLRKHKIRVVEALPRVGRNLQDRYEVGVVSRMNEPWSALKGVTYTTRDAHYRRWRRFRIGNYTSNGVMFSLTLKSRDTLTEPDLHCFSLLADFRGYYPDYSARIRKPDYMTWAILKAYTENQGGTVRLRSADPTVLPAVVFHSFSEGTGNYDLDLDAVVHAIRFVRKVNDAMDDLIACEEEPGRQNESDEALRNYVAENAWGHHACGTCAIGRREDGGVLDSRFRVHGIEGLRVVDASVFPRIPGYFLATAVYMIAEKAADVILADS; encoded by the coding sequence ATGTCCGGCGGGCAGACCTACGATTATATCGTCATCGGCAGCGGAGCGGGCGGCGCCGTCGTCGCCGCACGGCTCGCCGAAGAGGGGCGGACCGTACTCGTCATCGAGGCTGGCGGCGATCCGCTCGCCAAGGTGGGCGACAGTTCCGACATGCCCCTTGCCGATGCCTCCCGCGTGCCGGCCTTTCACGCCTTTGCCTCGGAACATCCCGGCATGGCTGAGAACCATTGGGTGCGCCACTACGAAAACCAGGAGATGCAGGAGCGCGACTGGCGTTACTGCAAGAAAAGGGATGGCGTGCTCTATCCGCGTGTGCGCGGGCTCGGCGGCTGCACCGCCCATCATGCGATGATCATCGTGCGGCCCAATCATTGCGACTGGAACCACATCTTTGCGATCACCGGCGACGAGAGCTGGAAGGCCTCGCACATGCAGGGTTATTTCGAGCGCATCGAACGCTGCCGCTACCGTTTCTTCCTGTGGCGATGGCTCGCCGCCGCAACGGGCCTCAACCCGACCGGCCACGGATGGTGGGGGTGGATGACGACGGAGCGGGCGCTGCCGCTCAGGGTCCTGCGAGACTGGCCGCTGTGGCGGGCACTGCTGCGCAGCGTCGGCGCAGCCGCCGATGCTTTCGGCAAGAGGGGCTCCGACTGGGAGACGACCGAGATCGACCCGAACGACAGCCGCAACTGGAATGTCGGCGCCTGCGGCGTGCGCGTCACGCCACTTTCGACGCGCCGCCACACCAGGCACGGGCCGCGCGAGCGGCTACTCGACGTCCTGAAGCGGCACCCGGACCGCCTAGCGCTTCGTTTGAATACCACGGTCACGCGCATTGAATTTGACGGCAAGCGGGCGGTGGCGGTCCGCTGCGTCGACGGTGAGGGACGTGAGCAGGTCATCCGGGCCGGGCGCGAGATCATCCTCTCAGGCGGCGCCTTCGCCTCGCCGCAACTTCTGATGCTTTCCGGCATCGGCGATCCCGCGCATCTGCGCAAGCACAAGATCCGTGTCGTCGAAGCGCTTCCACGCGTTGGGCGGAACCTGCAGGACCGCTATGAGGTCGGAGTCGTCAGCCGGATGAACGAACCCTGGTCGGCGCTCAAGGGCGTGACCTATACGACGCGCGACGCTCATTACAGGCGATGGCGCAGGTTCCGCATCGGCAACTATACGAGCAACGGCGTCATGTTTTCCCTGACGCTCAAATCCCGCGACACGCTGACGGAACCCGACCTGCATTGTTTCTCGCTGCTGGCCGATTTCCGCGGCTATTATCCCGATTATTCCGCGCGCATCCGCAAGCCGGATTACATGACCTGGGCGATCCTCAAGGCCTATACCGAAAATCAGGGCGGAACGGTCCGGTTGAGAAGTGCCGATCCCACTGTCCTGCCTGCCGTCGTCTTCCATTCCTTCTCCGAGGGGACCGGCAATTACGACCTCGACCTCGACGCCGTTGTCCATGCCATTCGCTTCGTCAGGAAGGTCAACGATGCCATGGACGATCTCATCGCTTGCGAAGAGGAGCCCGGCCGGCAAAACGAGAGCGATGAGGCGCTTCGAAACTACGTCGCCGAAAATGCCTGGGGCCACCATGCCTGCGGCACTTGCGCCATCGGTCGTCGGGAAGATGGCGGCGTGCTCGACAGCCGTTTCCGGGTGCACGGTATCGAAGGCCTGCGCGTCGTCGATGCTTCGGTCTTCCCTCGAATTCCCGGATACTTCCTTGCCACGGCGGTCTACATGATCGCCGAGAAGGCGGCTGACGTCATTCTTGCCGATAGCTGA